The following proteins are co-located in the Acidimicrobiales bacterium genome:
- a CDS encoding Sir2 family NAD-dependent protein deacetylase has product MDFDPYTEALAADPTAAAEAAALIDAAERVVVLTGAGISTDSRIPDFRGPQGVWTKNPGAEKQATIQNYIADPEVRRRSWMGRLDSPVWAAEPNPGHLALLRLEARRKLHLLITQNIDGLHHQAGSDPERIVEVHGSIREVVCLGCDYRDPMQVALDRVRLGETDPDCPTCGGILKSSTISFGQSLVVEDLERADRAARECDLMLAIGSTLSVYPIANVVPIARSRGASIVIVNGGPTEMDDLADVVVRGSISDVLPQLFG; this is encoded by the coding sequence ATGGACTTCGACCCCTACACCGAAGCGCTGGCCGCCGATCCCACCGCAGCTGCCGAGGCCGCCGCGTTGATCGACGCCGCCGAACGGGTCGTCGTGCTGACGGGAGCGGGTATCTCCACCGACTCCCGCATCCCGGATTTCCGGGGTCCTCAAGGGGTATGGACCAAGAACCCTGGAGCGGAGAAGCAGGCGACGATCCAGAACTACATCGCCGACCCCGAGGTGCGGCGTCGATCGTGGATGGGGCGCCTCGATTCGCCCGTGTGGGCCGCCGAGCCGAACCCCGGCCACCTGGCCCTCCTGCGGCTCGAAGCCCGTCGCAAGCTGCATCTCCTCATCACCCAGAACATCGACGGGCTCCATCATCAAGCGGGGAGCGACCCGGAGCGGATCGTCGAGGTCCATGGCTCGATTCGCGAGGTGGTGTGCCTGGGGTGCGACTACCGCGACCCGATGCAGGTGGCGCTCGATCGCGTGCGGTTGGGTGAGACCGATCCCGACTGCCCGACGTGTGGCGGCATCTTGAAGTCGTCGACCATCAGCTTCGGCCAGAGCCTGGTGGTCGAGGATCTCGAGCGAGCCGACCGAGCGGCACGTGAATGCGATCTGATGTTGGCGATCGGGTCGACGCTGTCGGTGTATCCCATCGCGAACGTGGTACCAATTGCCCGTAGCCGCGGCGCGTCGATCGTGATCGTCAACGGGGGGCCGACCGAGATGGACGACCTCGCCGATGTCGTGGTGCGAGGGTCGATCTCCGACGTGCTTCCGCAACTGTTCGGCTGA
- a CDS encoding glycosyltransferase family 4 protein, protein MSSSRPPQRIGVLKPDFGSSGGFERHLDGLLRALASDEWRFEIVTIPVERTMRLYGLLLDQPIRDRHDEFFLWAALAERVQRLDLSAYDAVLTTQPPTYLANHPRKVALFYHHPRQFYDQADLFADSGFVDPEIHAAAVAAVRSVEATAPNTVAHWLAGSNEVAGRLRSFWHVPDDRITIHSAPPTSVPNSIAPYDAGGPAIVVGRLEWPKRQELAIAAAWVRPHDWPLEIVGDGSRLGFARRLDATLAADPTLATRLDDRALWMNTAGGSLPIDAAQGVAADACSEATASPVTFLGSVDDEELTAAYARASVVITPTSHEDYGLTVLEAMAHARPVIVCRDGGGLTEFVVHGENGLIVDPTAEAIAAAASELRADPQRAEAMGRHGRDTVAGVTWERAVETVAAALRSTLDGGHSSDPSDAGVDHP, encoded by the coding sequence GTGAGCTCGTCCCGGCCGCCGCAACGGATCGGCGTTCTCAAGCCCGACTTCGGCTCGTCGGGAGGCTTCGAGCGCCATCTCGACGGGCTGCTTCGTGCGTTGGCGAGCGACGAGTGGCGCTTCGAGATCGTCACGATCCCGGTCGAGCGCACGATGCGCCTCTACGGACTCCTGCTCGATCAACCCATCCGTGACCGCCACGACGAGTTCTTCCTGTGGGCCGCCCTCGCGGAACGGGTCCAGCGCCTCGACCTGTCGGCCTACGACGCCGTGCTCACCACGCAGCCGCCGACCTATCTCGCGAACCACCCTCGCAAGGTGGCGCTCTTCTACCATCACCCACGCCAGTTCTACGACCAGGCCGACCTGTTCGCCGACAGCGGGTTCGTCGATCCCGAGATCCACGCAGCTGCGGTCGCCGCGGTGCGATCGGTCGAGGCAACGGCGCCCAACACCGTCGCCCACTGGCTGGCGGGGTCGAACGAGGTCGCCGGTCGCTTGCGATCGTTCTGGCACGTGCCCGACGACCGGATCACGATCCACTCGGCGCCTCCCACGTCGGTCCCGAACTCCATCGCGCCGTATGACGCCGGAGGACCGGCCATCGTCGTCGGACGACTCGAGTGGCCCAAGCGCCAGGAGCTGGCCATCGCCGCCGCCTGGGTCCGCCCGCACGACTGGCCGCTCGAGATCGTCGGCGATGGCAGCCGACTCGGTTTCGCCCGCCGCCTCGACGCCACCCTCGCCGCCGACCCGACCCTGGCCACCCGCCTCGACGATCGAGCACTGTGGATGAACACGGCAGGCGGCTCGCTTCCTATCGATGCCGCTCAGGGGGTTGCAGCCGACGCATGTTCGGAGGCGACTGCGTCGCCCGTCACCTTCCTGGGATCGGTCGATGACGAGGAGCTGACTGCGGCCTATGCCCGGGCGTCGGTCGTGATCACGCCGACATCCCACGAGGACTATGGCCTCACCGTTCTCGAAGCGATGGCCCACGCTCGACCGGTGATCGTGTGCCGCGACGGGGGCGGCCTCACCGAGTTCGTCGTCCACGGCGAGAACGGTCTCATCGTCGACCCAACGGCCGAAGCGATCGCCGCCGCCGCCAGCGAATTGCGGGCCGACCCACAGCGTGCGGAGGCGATGGGTCGTCACGGTCGAGATACCGTCGCTGGCGTGACCTGGGAACGAGCCGTCGAAACCGTCGCCGCTGCCCTTCGCTCCACCCTCGACGGTGGGCACA